The bacterium genome segment TTGATGGTATTTAACAAAAAAATCTACAAAGGAAAAAAGAGGCTATGTTTTTGTGATGTGTTTTTGATATAATATATCCTGTTTAGAGGTAATTCTGGACAAAGGTAGCGAAATATAGGAAATTAGTATTTTTTAGGGTTTGTGATAATTCCTGTTAAAACACCTTTCTAGTTAAGACAGCCTTTCCTGTTATTATTTCCTAAATATTTTACAATTTAGCCATAATTTGAGCAAGGACTTTTGACATTTGAAGACACATACAAATCCCCTCTGCAATCTCAATGTCTTGTTTCATTCTTCTGCTTCCTTTAAAAAACGCTCATATAACTCTTTATCTACCCAAAAACCTGCTTTGGCAATCATATCGTTAAGAAAGGGTTTAACCGCATCGATAAACATTTTACGCTTATCTTCAATAAGCACACCTAAAAGCCCAATAAATCTAATCCCTAAACAAGAAGCTATCTTACGAGCTCGCCGTTCATCCAGAAGTAAAAGATCTGCCTTCATCTCTATAGCCAATGTAATTGCCTCTGCCTCTTTTTTATCTAATTCCAAAAGCAACACAATCTACCATATTTTGGTTGATTATAGGTCGGGTTTTAATCCATAAATATCTCTTACTTAATTGTTCTTTGTGGACGATTGAAAGTTCCTGTAAAACTGTTTTTGGGATAAATATCTCCCCATAAAGTTGTTTAAGAAGATTTACCTGACCTATAGCAATAAGATTCATAATAGGCGAGGTATTACTTATAACAATCACCCTATCTCCTTTAAGGTCTTCAAATCTTCCTCAAAATCCTCTACACCATAATGGATAGGAACTTGTTGACTTGCAAGAAGATATTGAAATTGCAGCTTAAGTAATTCCGGCAAGTTGGCTCGCCTGGCCTAAAGTTAATTTTTCCTTCTTAAAGAGCAAAAGGGCAATTTCTTGTTTTAATTCTTCTTCTGTTATCCTTGCTGATTGAAAGATATCAAAAGGTATAGTGAAATTCATTAAGATATAGAATAACCTTCTTCCCAATCCTTGTCAAGGTTTTTAAGTTTCAAAACAACCTAATCTTTTGTAAGAGAGCAATAAACCAGATAGATTAAATCCTAAAGTTCATCTAATTGGCATTGGGATTTGGAGATTGGACATTTTTAAAAGCCCTCTCTTGACATCTTTGTCAATTTGTATAGCATCTTCCAAGGTAAGCTTGTAGATATAGACTCCAGAGACAACAGGTTTTCCCTGCTTATTTTTTAAATCCAATTCAACCTTGCCATTTGTATTGGTGAATTCTTGGTCAAAAACAAGCTCCCTTGCGATGTTGTAAATTCTAATTTTGCATTGGTCTGTAAGGTTTGCAAAAGTAATCTTTGGGCACCATAATTTTATCAGGGGGTTTTATAATCTTTTTATAATCTCTAAATATTCATTGACACTCATATTTAAGGTTCTTAAATTATTACGAATGACGAAAGCAGGAATTTCTTCATCCCTTGGAAAAACCACAGGTCTTTTTAAACCTTCTCTCCAATAAATTAAGTGGTCGCCTTTTTGACGCTCAAAATGACAACCAATATAAAGAAGAAATTTTTCAAACTTTTTCCAATGAATAGGGGCTAATTGGGACATAATCCTGAGCAATTAAAACTGGGGGTTGCCATCTTTGGCGAGTTTTCTGCCATCCTAAACTTGTTAAAACCTCTTTCAAGGTTCCTTTCTTAATTAGTTCTTCAAAGAAGATTTGAACCACCTCATAAAATCGTCTCCTAATTTCTT includes the following:
- a CDS encoding DUF3368 domain-containing protein: MELDKKEAEAITLAIEMKADLLLLDERRARKIASCLGIRFIGLLGVLIEDKRKMFIDAVKPFLNDMIAKAGFWVDKELYERFLKEAEE
- a CDS encoding type II toxin-antitoxin system HicA family toxin, which codes for MSQLAPIHWKKFEKFLLYIGCHFERQKGDHLIYWREGLKRPVVFPRDEEIPAFVIRNNLRTLNMSVNEYLEIIKRL
- a CDS encoding T9SS type A sorting domain-containing protein; this translates as MIKLWCPKITFANLTDQCKIRIYNIARELVFDQEFTNTNGKVELDLKNKQGKPVVSGVYIYKLTLEDAIQIDKDVKRGLLKMSNLQIPMPIR